Part of the Flavobacterium sp. MDT1-60 genome, GCTGTTCCAACTAATTTAAAAGGATCAGACATTTATAGTCTTCGTGTAAAAAGCGTTACAACAATACCGGTATACAGTTTAAGATTTAAAAATCTTGCAAACAATACTTCTTTTCCAGCCTATTACAGTACCTATGTAAGTTCGTTTTATATTAATGAAAAGTCTCCAACTGCAACAATTTGTTCTGGCGGAAGTATTTCTCTTTCAATTTATAATCCAACTCCTAGCGATCAGGCTTCATCGCCGGCAAATTATTCAAATCTGAAATACAAATGGTATAAAGATGATCTGTTGGTTGCAGGACAAAGTGGTACAACGTTAGTGGTAAATACTACAGGTGTTTATTTTGCAAAATTAGATTATGGCTTATGTTCTGAAGATAATTTAAGTTCGAATCGTGTTACAGTAACCACTTCTACATCTGGTTCTTCTGTAACTATTGCTTCGAGTTTAGGAAATCCATTTTGTGCAACAGGAAGCGGAACTATACTAACAGCTACATCTGGAAATAAATATCAATGGAAAAAAGGCGGAGCTGTAATTGCAGGTGCAACTAATCGTACTTATGCAACGAACGAATCAGGAGTTTACACAGTAGATGTAGATTTTGGAGGATGTTCTGCGACAGGAACAATTGATCTTAAAAGTAATGGTTTTAATGCAAGTATTGATGTTGCTGATACAGTTGAACTTCAGCAAGGAGAAACTATAAATGTTAGCGTTACAACCGATGCTGCAAGCCCATCTTTTGAATGGTTTTTAAATGATAATTTAATTTCAGGCGCAACATCAAACACTTATCTGGTAGCCGCAATTGGTAATTATAAAGTTAAAATTTCACAAGCTGCAGGTTGTATTGCTACAAAGGAGTTTCTTTTTAAAGTTACTGGAGAGTCCCTTCCAACTACAGTAATTCCAAACATAGTAAGCTTAAGTAGTTACCCATATTGGAACATCCCCGATGCATACAAAACCGCAAGTACTAAAGTCGTCATTATAAGTTCAAACGGAGAGATTATGTTTGATGATGTTGGAAGTAATTATGACCCCCAAGTCAATTCGTTTATTAAAGATTTTAAAAATGTCAATCCAGTTTATTACTATGTCATTCAATCAGACACAGGTGAAAAAAAAGGATCAATTACTGTGATAAAATAATATGAAGAAAATCCTACTATTCATAACTTTATTTTACGGTTTTTCAAATTTACTCTATTCCCAGGAAACTACTGAGAATGGAGTTGTTTCGTTTTCATTACCTATCAGAAATTCATTAAAGTTTAATAGATATTTAATCAACCCAACATTTAGTTTTGTTCGTGAATCGAATCCATATATAAGTTTTTATAATAAGAGACAATGGGTACAATTTGATGATGCACCAAATACTTATTTATTTAATTATTCAGGTCGTTTCAGAGAAAATGAAGCATTTGCTATAGGGTTGTTTCAACAAAATTATGGTCTAATGACCGTTTTTGGAGGAGTTGTCAATTTTGCCCATAATATTGTTTTGGAGCAGGATAGTAATTTAACTTTTGGTTTAAATGTAGGCGCTTATCAAAGTGGTTTAGACAAAGGGAAAATAATATCTGACGATCCAAATATTTTAAATGGAGACTATCCATCAAATACAATGCTGACAGTTAATCCGGGAATTAATTATGGTACTGCATTTCTTGATTTCGGAGTATCGGTAAACAATCTTATTCTGTACAATTTCGGTGGCGGAATGATAAAAGAAGATCCCGAAAGAGCAATTGAACTTCACGCAATGTACACTGGATATCTTGATAGTTACGGTTTTTTTGACAGAAGTAAATTTTCAGGAATTGTAAAAACGGAAATAAAACAAGATAAAACGGTTCTTTCCGGACTTGCTATGATCGCCATTCCACAGGGAGTTTGGGCACAGGCAGGATATAATACTTTATATGGAGTATCAGCAGGACTTGGTGTAAATATTTCGCCAAGTATTGCTATTGAATATAACTACGAAAGAGGAATGGGTAATTTCTCGAATTTGGGCGGTTCACACGAGTTTGTAATTGCTTATAAATTCAAAAATAAAAATTACTATTACGGAGATGACGATGAAGGTTCTCTTATCGATCCGGCCAGATCAAAACCAGTAATCGCTAAAAAAACAACGACTGCACCGGTTACCAGAGTCGATGGTGCTGAAAAAGCAAAATTAGCTGCTGAGGCTAAAGCTAAGGCAGATGCAGAAGCACAACAAGCGAGGTTAGCTGCTTCAGAAAAAGCAAAAGCAGACGCTGAATCTGCAAGGGTAAAATTGTTAGCTGATAATAAGGCGAAAGCCGATGCGGCAGAAGCGCAAAAATTAAAGTTAGCTGCTGACGCCAAAGCAAAAGCTGATGCTCAGGCTGCTGCCAGAAAAACAGCCGTTGCTGCTAAACCTGCACCACAAAAAACAGCGGCACAATTAGCTGCTGATAAATCAAGAGCTGATGCTGAAGCTGCTGCCAGAAAAACAGCCGTTGCAGCTAAGCCTGCACCACAAAAAACAGCGGCACAATTAGCTGCGGACAAATCAAGAGCTGATGCTGAAGCATTAAAAATAAAATTAGCTGCTGATGCGAAGGCTAAGGCCGATGCTGAAAATGCTGCTAAAGCGAAAACAGCAAGCACATCAGCTGCACCACAAAAAACACAAGCACAATTAACTGCTGAAAAAGCTAAGGCAGATGCTGAAGCCGCTGCAAAAGCAAAATTAGCTGCGGACAAATCAAAAGCTGATGCTGAAGCGTTACAGGTTAAGTTAGCTGCCGATTCAAAAGCAAAAGCGGATGCTGCTGAAGCAAAAAGAAAAGCCGATGCAAAAGCAAAAGCTGAAGCTGCGGATTTACAATCAATATTAGCTGCCGACGCAAAAGCTAAAGCTGACTCAGATGCATATCAGGCGAAATTAGCTGCTGAAGCAAAAGCGAAAGCTGCTGCTGACTCAAAAACCAAAGCAAATATTGATGCTGCAAATAAAGCAAAATTAGCTGCTGCTGCAAAAGCAAAAGCTGCTGATGAAGCTGCTCTAAAAGAAAAATTAGCCGCCGATGCCAAAGCTAAAGCTGATGCGGAAGCGAGACAAGCGTTAATCGCTGCTGAGGCAAAAGCGAAAGCTGATGCAGAAGCATTAAAAATAAAATTAGCTGCCGATGCTAAGGCGAAAGCCGATGCAGATGTATTACAGGCAAAATTAGCTGCTGATGCCAAAGCAAAAGCTGACGCAGAAGCTTTACAGGCAAAACTTGTTGCTGACGCCAAAGCAAAAGCCGATGCAGAAGCTTTACAAGCAAAACTTGCTGCTGATGCCAAAGCAAAAGTTGATGCGGAAGCACAACAAGCAAAATTAGCTGCGGAAGCGAAAGCAAAAGCAGATATGGAAGCGTTGCAAGCAAAATTAATTGCCGATGCAAGAGTAAAAGCTGATGCAGAAGCACAACAAGCAAAATTAGCTGCCGATGCGAAAGCAAAAGCTGATGCAGAAGCACAGCAAGCAAAATTAGCTGCCGATGCCAAAGCGAAAGCCGATGCAGAAGCTTTACAGGCAAAACTAGCTGCCGATGCTAAAGCGAAAGCCGATGCAGAAGCACAACAAGCAAAATTAGCTGCCGATGCGAAAGCAAAAGCAGACGCTGAAGCGCAGCAAGCAAAACTAGCTGCTGATGCGAAAGCGAAAGCCGATGCAGAAGCACAACAAGCAAAATTAGCTGCCGATGCCAAAGCGAAAGCCGATGCAGAAGCACAACAAGCAAAATTAGCTGCCGATGCGAAAGCAAAAGCAGACGCTGAAGCGCAGCAAGCAAAACTAGCTGCTGATGCGAAAGCCAAAGCCGATATGGAAGCATTGCAGGCAAAATTACTAGCTGATGCTAAATTAAAAGCTGATGCTGAAGCGACTGCCAAAATGAAAGCTGAAACCGAAGCAAAACAATTACAATTAGCTGAAGAAGCTCGATTGGCTAAATTAGCTGCCGATGCTAAAGCGAAAGCCGATGCGGAAGCTTTACAAGCAAAACTTGCTGCAGATGCTAAAACAAAAGCAGACGCTGATGCTTTACAAGCAAAACTAGCCGCCGATGCCAAAGCAAAAGCTGATGCAGAAGCGTTAAAAGCAAAATTAGCTGCCGATGCTAAAGCGAAAGCCGATGCAGAAGCTTTACAAGCAAAACTTGACGCCGACGCTAAAACAAAAGCAGACGCTGATGCTTTAAAAGCTAAACTAGCCGCCGATGCCAAAGCAAAAGCTGATGCAGAAGCGTTAAAAGCAAAATTAGCTGCCGATGCTAAAGCGAAAGCCGATGCAGAAGCTTTACAAGCAAAACTTGACGCCGACGCTAAAACAAAAGCCGATGCTTTAAAAGCTAAACTAGCCGCCGATGCCAAAGCAAAAGCTGATGCAGAAGCGTTAAAAGCAAAATTAGCTGCCGATGCTAAAGCGAAAGCCGATGCGGAAGCTTTACAAGCAAAACTTGACGCCGACGCTAAAACAAAAGCAGATGCCGATGCTCTAAAAGCAAAACTTGCTGCAGATGCCCAAGCGAAAGCCGATGCAGAAGCCTTACAGGCAAGACTTGCAGAAGAAGCTGAGTTAAAAGCAAAATTGGCGGCAGATGCTAAAGCTAAGGCCGATGCCGATGCAGCAGCAAAATTAGCTGCGACACCAAAAGATGATTCAGCAAAAGAGATCGAGGCTTTATCTAAAGCTATTGAAGCAGCTATAAAAAATCAAAAAGAGGTATTTGCACAGTTTACCGCAACCGTAGCCAATAAACAAAAAGACTTAGATGACTTAAGAGAGGAGAATGATTTAAGTGAAAAAGGTATCTACAGAGAACCGAAACCATTTAAAAGTGTTGCTGCAGAAAACAGTCAGTTAGAGGCTTTCAAATTACAGCTTGCCGAAGCGAATAAAAATTCAAAAGAAGAACTTGTTAAGCTTACTAATTTGTACAATGAAAGACTTAGAAAAGTACCTAATAAAAATGATGCTTTAAACAAAGCTTATCTTGAAAAAATAAATGAGTTAAAAGCAGCTCAGTTAAAAATGGAACAAGACAGTGCTGCTTTATTAGCGAATTTAGAGCGTATTAAGGCTGAAACTGAAATTGAGAAAAGACGTAGAATCAAGCGTGCAGCTTACGAAAATGATCAGGGAAGATATAATCAGGATCTTGCAGCTCTTAAACGTATCAAGGAAACTACAAAAGTAAGTAGCACACCATTGACGGCAAGTGATTTCGATTTTGGTGAAGACCAGTCAAATATGCAGATTATCAAGAATATCAAAAACTCTGATAGCGGATATTATATGATTATTGCCGTTCATAGCAGTGTTGAAAAAAGAGATGAATTCCTGACCAAGGCAGTTGCCTCAGGACGTTCAGATGTTAATTTCTTTTACAATATAGCAACAAGTAAATATTATATCTATTACGAGAAATTTGATGGTTTATCTGAAGCAACTAAGGCATTGGAAGCAAAAGGAAATAAACCATATAATGGCAAAATGGCCATCGTAAAAGTGGAGAATTAATATAATGAGATTAAAATCAGGCCTTCTTAATGAGGTAAGAAGGCTTATAATAATAAATGTTCAAAGTGCTAAAATTTATTTTTTAATGCCCCTTAAGAAATAGGCAGAAGCCAAAAACAAAACGAAGACCATGAAAAAACCTACTATCTTTAAAAGTGTAAAAACTGTCATTACGTTTGGTTCGAATTTAGGTTCGTATGCCAAAGGCCAGTTGGAGGATTTAAAGCGCAATTTTTCTGATTTTGATCTGGAAAAAATGGCAACTTTAAATAGAAAGAAAGTATCGCATTATGCGATGCTTGTTCTGTTCTTATTTTTAAGTTTTACTTCGGTAAATGCTCAGATCGGAAAAGCTTTTGCTCCGCGACTTACTGGTGGAAACATAAAAGTTAAAGGAGATGTTGTTTTAATTGGTAACACTGTAATTAATAAAGTGGATACTGCTCCAACATTCAGAAACGGAACGCCTCAAACAGGAGTTGCTTTTACTGGAACCGTTAGAAATTTAGCAACTTTAACAGCTGAAGCAAATACACCTTTTAATGCTGATGGGGACAACAATGATTATAATGTTGAATATATCAATGTCGAACCAGGAACAG contains:
- a CDS encoding type IX secretion system membrane protein PorP/SprF produces the protein MKKILLFITLFYGFSNLLYSQETTENGVVSFSLPIRNSLKFNRYLINPTFSFVRESNPYISFYNKRQWVQFDDAPNTYLFNYSGRFRENEAFAIGLFQQNYGLMTVFGGVVNFAHNIVLEQDSNLTFGLNVGAYQSGLDKGKIISDDPNILNGDYPSNTMLTVNPGINYGTAFLDFGVSVNNLILYNFGGGMIKEDPERAIELHAMYTGYLDSYGFFDRSKFSGIVKTEIKQDKTVLSGLAMIAIPQGVWAQAGYNTLYGVSAGLGVNISPSIAIEYNYERGMGNFSNLGGSHEFVIAYKFKNKNYYYGDDDEGSLIDPARSKPVIAKKTTTAPVTRVDGAEKAKLAAEAKAKADAEAQQARLAASEKAKADAESARVKLLADNKAKADAAEAQKLKLAADAKAKADAQAAARKTAVAAKPAPQKTAAQLAADKSRADAEAAARKTAVAAKPAPQKTAAQLAADKSRADAEALKIKLAADAKAKADAENAAKAKTASTSAAPQKTQAQLTAEKAKADAEAAAKAKLAADKSKADAEALQVKLAADSKAKADAAEAKRKADAKAKAEAADLQSILAADAKAKADSDAYQAKLAAEAKAKAAADSKTKANIDAANKAKLAAAAKAKAADEAALKEKLAADAKAKADAEARQALIAAEAKAKADAEALKIKLAADAKAKADADVLQAKLAADAKAKADAEALQAKLVADAKAKADAEALQAKLAADAKAKVDAEAQQAKLAAEAKAKADMEALQAKLIADARVKADAEAQQAKLAADAKAKADAEAQQAKLAADAKAKADAEALQAKLAADAKAKADAEAQQAKLAADAKAKADAEAQQAKLAADAKAKADAEAQQAKLAADAKAKADAEAQQAKLAADAKAKADAEAQQAKLAADAKAKADMEALQAKLLADAKLKADAEATAKMKAETEAKQLQLAEEARLAKLAADAKAKADAEALQAKLAADAKTKADADALQAKLAADAKAKADAEALKAKLAADAKAKADAEALQAKLDADAKTKADADALKAKLAADAKAKADAEALKAKLAADAKAKADAEALQAKLDADAKTKADALKAKLAADAKAKADAEALKAKLAADAKAKADAEALQAKLDADAKTKADADALKAKLAADAQAKADAEALQARLAEEAELKAKLAADAKAKADADAAAKLAATPKDDSAKEIEALSKAIEAAIKNQKEVFAQFTATVANKQKDLDDLREENDLSEKGIYREPKPFKSVAAENSQLEAFKLQLAEANKNSKEELVKLTNLYNERLRKVPNKNDALNKAYLEKINELKAAQLKMEQDSAALLANLERIKAETEIEKRRRIKRAAYENDQGRYNQDLAALKRIKETTKVSSTPLTASDFDFGEDQSNMQIIKNIKNSDSGYYMIIAVHSSVEKRDEFLTKAVASGRSDVNFFYNIATSKYYIYYEKFDGLSEATKALEAKGNKPYNGKMAIVKVEN
- the sprC gene encoding gliding motility protein SprC yields the protein MNTYAQTIVPQQLNFDRICAGLIVDGTPFNQYSATFSYVDFPAGTAFEVELSDDAGNFTTPTATTKISITDDPTLKQQTIRFAVPTNLKGSDIYSLRVKSVTTIPVYSLRFKNLANNTSFPAYYSTYVSSFYINEKSPTATICSGGSISLSIYNPTPSDQASSPANYSNLKYKWYKDDLLVAGQSGTTLVVNTTGVYFAKLDYGLCSEDNLSSNRVTVTTSTSGSSVTIASSLGNPFCATGSGTILTATSGNKYQWKKGGAVIAGATNRTYATNESGVYTVDVDFGGCSATGTIDLKSNGFNASIDVADTVELQQGETINVSVTTDAASPSFEWFLNDNLISGATSNTYLVAAIGNYKVKISQAAGCIATKEFLFKVTGESLPTTVIPNIVSLSSYPYWNIPDAYKTASTKVVIISSNGEIMFDDVGSNYDPQVNSFIKDFKNVNPVYYYVIQSDTGEKKGSITVIK